Proteins encoded within one genomic window of Anopheles gambiae chromosome 3, idAnoGambNW_F1_1, whole genome shotgun sequence:
- the LOC1275672 gene encoding vascular endothelial growth factor receptor 2 isoform X3, translated as MVGQPATVILSVTLLAVCSVFQHSATFVSALDEGHIVREQDAANAHGAPEIDTVEEEIVLPKGASWNFTCKSAQPILWKSYAASFHWEPPNVHPVDFETDDPDKPYGSVLMLTDASAKQVGRYYCINVASYDEEREDELDDMVAEYLASTVYVYVNDPEHPLVPVSSPVFRVQQYDDFVIPCKPTHPEVEVELYNDLEGPESYNTTYDSANGFTLRSQRLNTGLTKFDCCVMNSTFNQTLYVTIDPLTEYLTKPSIHSDTKDHVPLGQRIRLVCKVNIRAGVNLDMIWKVPPNLNPAVRDARVRLGSLKLNPVKDAAHREIASRELIIERATMADDGTYRCEVMDVNGHRNYHSFKLHVHDSGDDYVMLREENNLDDINVRRNANGKTAPIDIVIEYRSYPANITYYWLKDDDIEVMAGHHGKYELTHSETVVKLRINDPSVTDTGNYTLFVLAGNAEKSHRIGVYVYAKPIVHMESKFVKPNEEVSFTCRSIGYPRPEISFMFLPCLEVPWRNCSASRTNKDKWDSSSPAISSESSARLTPGGKGETPIAKSRVYTLTPKQPGVVYCRATNLEGSEITEADLLVSDLSDSVMLEKEQPKEAITVGDHVTIVCSALVYNYTKEITFVHNDKELQESDGVRHDYSAELYAWQARLDIAHVATEHEGPIYCRAKTMTGAVESRAFHVEVLEPVAPMLVSGKSNESLSVDLHDPLKLECDIVGTPDPKIVWLKDGEPVRPDENSNRVQLTKTTLIFEYLKTDDLGMFECRAENKMGTIEKYWKVDVRTAVVRKSVIYIILSLLLVLIVGIVLVSMFYCRKKKEVKAMKEAGIVNFEEGNLGVYNPELALDEQADLLPYNSEYEFPKERLKLGKQLGTGAFGVVMKATAQRIMVNEDETTVAVKMVKKQTDNEVMRALVSELKIMVHLGQHLNVVNLLGAVTKNIAKRELMVIVEYCRFGNVQNFLLKHRPHFIDQINQETGEIDSSIDKNQLRWSKCGYQYNSQGLKYVNLSFSTNNVNHHPLQHPTAFYHNNHIDSGSTQYVDPKKHLNSKGYVRHSGLQNMGMVDSCNTEVTAMTSVEVEDLNSVNSNEPLWRSNYGMDYKGPARTVNTTDLVCWASQIACGMEYLASRKVLHGDLAARNILLCDDNVVKICDFGLARSMYKSDNYKKKGEAPLPFKWLALECIGDNVFSTYSDVWAYGIVLWELFSLGKVPYPGMEANQELYNKLRDGYRMDKPQYSNQDIYDIMLNCWNVKPDSRPSFKDLKSRFNAMLPDDMRDHYLELNEPYLQMNAEKMERGDTDYLANLGPPEEPAPAAPNYVNGIILPLPPISEIRNDKDYLKMSRTKSDSEESNFDFASFNSDRHSPTIRNNLDTSPPNGSKRHKKRGLPEEIPMLDGNRLSSTANGFNSDSETEPVSPKPRERTSKHNPEPEYINVKGSKVGGVGRAPLCDDELSQEAISNPGYIALSMVDEKRC; from the exons CGCTCGACGAGGGTCATATTGTGCGTGAGCAGGACGCCGCCAATGCACACGGTGCACCGGAAATCGACACCGTCGAGGAGGAGATCGTACTACCGAAGGGTGCTAGCTGGAACTTTACCTGTAAATCCGCCCAGCCGATCTTGTGGAAAAGCTATGCCGCATCGTTCCACTGG gaACCACCTAACGTGCACCCTGTGGACTTTGAAACGGACGATCCCGACAAACCGTACGGAAGCGTGCTGATGCTAACGGACGCGTCAGCCAAACAGGTCGGCCGGTACTACTGCATCAACGTTGCTTCGTACGACGAGGAGCGCGAGGATGAGCTGGACGATATGGTGGCCGAATATCTGGCCTCCACCGTGTACGTGTATGTGAACGATCCGGAGCATCCGCTCGTGCCGGTATCGTCGCCAGTGTTTCGCGTCCAGCAGTACGATGACTTTGTCATCCCGTGCAAACCTACGCACCCGGAAGTGGAGGTGGAGCTGTACAACGATCTCGAAGGG CCTGAGTCCTATAACACTACGTACGATTCGGCCAATGGTTTTACCTTACGGTCGCAACGGCTCAACACCGGTCTTACAAAATTCGATTGCTGCGTCATGAACTCTACCTTCAATCAGACGCTGTACGTTACCATCGATC CATTAACCGAGTACTTAACGAAACCGTCGATCCATAGCGATACGAAAGATCACGTACCGCTCGGTCAGCGAATCCGGCTCGTCTGCAAGGTGAACATCCGGGCCGGCGTTAACCTGGACATGATTTGGAAGGTTCCGCCGAATCTCAATCCAGCCGTCAGG GACGCAAGAGTAAGGTTAGGATCGTTGAAGCTGAATCCGGTGAAAGACGCCGCTCACCGGGAGATCGCCTCCCGGGAGCTCATCATCGAGCGGGCAACGATGGCCGACGATGGCACGTACCGGTGCGAGGTGATGGATGTGAACGGTCACCGGAACTATCACAGCTTCAAGCTGCACGTGCACGATTCCGGCGACGACTATGTGATGCTGCGCGAGGAGAACAATCTTGACGACATTAACGTGCGGCGCAATGCGAACGGCAAAACGGCACCGATCGACATCGTGATCGAGTACCGATCGTACCCGGCTAACATTACCTACTACTGGTTGAAGGATGACGATATCGAGGTGATGGCTGGCCATCACGGCAAGTACGAGCTGACGCACAGTGAGACGGTCGTGAAGCTGCGCATCAACGATCCGTCGGTGACCGATACCGGCAACTACACGTTGTTCGTGCTGGCTGGCAATGCGGAAAAGTCACACCGCATAGGGGTGTACGTTTACG CCAAACCGATCGTTCACATGGAGAGCAAGTTTGTAAAACCGAACGAAGAGGTCTCGTTCACGTGCCGAAGCATCGGCTATCCAAGGCCGGAAATTTCGTTTATGTTTCTTCCCTGTCTGGAGGTGCCCTGGAGGAATTGTTCCGCATCAAGGACCAATAAGGACAAATGGGAC TCCTCGAGCCCGGCTATcagttcggagtcgtccgcaAGACTG ACCCCCGGTGGTAAAGGCGAAACCCCAATCGCAAAGTCACGGGTCTACACTCTTACGCCCAAACAGCCGGGTGTGGTGTACTGTCGCGCTACCAACCTGGAGGGCAGCGAAATAACGGAAGCCGATCTGCTCGTCAGCGATCTGTCCGACTCGGTAATGTTGGAAAAGGAGCAACCGAAGGAAGCGATCACCGTCGGCGATCATGTCACGATCGTCTGCTCAGCGCTAGTGTACAACTACACCAAAGAAATAACGTTCGTGCACAACGATAAAGAGCTGCAAGAGTCGGACGGTGTACGGCATGACTACTCAGCGGAGCTGTACGCCTGGCAGGCACGGCTTGACATCGCACACGTGGCGACCGAACACGAAGGCCCAATATACTGTCGAGCGAAAACCATGACCGGTGCGGTAGAAAGTCGTGCCTTCCACGTGGAGGTGCTGGAACCGGTCGCACCGATGCTTGTTTCGGGCAAGAGCAATGAGAGCCTGTCGGTTGATTTGCACGATCCACTGAAACTGGAGTGTGACATCGTCGGTACGCCCGATCCCAAGATCGTTTGGCTAAAGGACGGCGAACCGGTGCGGCCGGACGAGAACAGCAATCGGGTGCAGCTCACCAAAACGACACTCATCTTCGAGTACCTGAAGACGGACGATCTGGGAATGTTCGAGTGCCGGGCGGAGAACAAGATGGGCACGATCGAGAAGTACTGGAAGGTGGATGTGCGAA CTGCTGTTGTGAGGAAATCGGTCATCTACATCATTTTGTCCCTCCTGCTGGTGCTAATCGTCGGTATCGTGCTAGTGTCGATGTTCTACTGccggaagaagaaggaagtgaAAGCGATGAAGGAAGCGGGCATTGTCAACTTTGAGGAAGGTAATCTGGGCGTCTACAATCCCGAACTGGCGCTGGACGAACAGGCCGACCTGCTGCCGTACAATTCCGAGTACGAATTCCCCAAGGAGCGGCTCAAGCTGGGCAAGCAGCTCGGCACTGGTGCGTTCGGTGTGGTGATGAAGGCCACCGCCCAACGCATCATGGTGAACGAGGACGAGACGACGGTCGCCGTGAAGATGGTGAAAAAGCAAACGGACAATGAGGTGATGCGGGCGCTCGTTTCGGAGCTAAAGATCATGGTCCATCTCGGGCAGCACTTGAATGTGGTGAATCTGCTTGGCGCGGTTACGAAAAACATTGCCAAAC GTGAATTAATGGTGATTGTTGAGTACTGCAGGTTTGGAAATGTACAAAACTTCCTGCTCAAACATCGGCCACACTTTATCGACCAGATTAACCAGGAGACGGGTGAGATCGATTCGTCGATCGACAAGAATCAGCTACGGTGGTCCAAGTGTGGATACCAGTATAATAG CCAGGGCTTGAAATATGTCAATCTTTCCTTTTCCACCAACAACGTCAACCATCATCCACTTCAACATCCGACTGCTTTCTACCATAATAATCACATCGACAGCGGCTCGACGCAGTACGTTGATCCGAAGAAGCACCTAAACTCAAAAGGCTATGTGCGCCACTCCGGGCTGCAAAACATGGGCATGGTCGATAGTTGCAACACGGAAGTGACCGCCATGACATCGGTTGAAG TGGAAGATTTGAACTCGGTCAATTCGAATGAGCCGCTATGGCGCTCCAACTACGGCATGGACTACAAGGGGCCGGCACGCACCGTTAACACGACCGATCTGGTCTGCTGGGCGTCACAGATTGCCTGCGGCATGGAGTATCTGGCATCGCGCAAGGTACTGCACGGTGATCTGGCCGCCCGTAACATACTGCTGTGCGACGACAATGTGGTGAAGATCTGTGACTTCGGGTTGGCTCGGTCGATGTACAAGAGCGATAATTACAAGAAGAAGGGTGAAGCGCCGCTACCATTCAAGTGGCTTGCACTGGAATGCATTGGCGACAATGTGTTCAGCACGTACTCGGACGTGTGGGCTTACGGTATAGTGCTGTGGGAGCTGTTTTCACTCGGCAAAGTGCCTTACCCAGGGATGGAGGCGAACCAGGAGCTGTACAATAAGCTGCGCGATGGCTACCGGATGGATAAGCCACAGTACTCGAACCAAGACATTTACGATATTATGCTGAACTGCTGGAACGTGAAGCCTGATTCGCGACCATCGTTTAAGGACCTGAAGAGCAGGTTCAATGCAATGCTTCCAGATGATATGCGAGAT CACTATCTCGAACTGAATGAGCCATACCTACAAATGAATGCCGAAAAGATGGAACGAGGTGATACCGATTACCTGGCTAATCTCGGCCCTCCAGAAGAACCAGCACCAGCGGCACCAAACTATGTCAATGGCATCATTTTACCTCTGCCACCGA TTTCGGAGATTCGTAACGACAAGGACTACCTGAAGATGTCCCGCACAAAGTCCGATTCGGAGGAGAGCAACTTTGACTTTGCCTCGTTCAACAGCGATCGTCATTCGCCCACGATACGCAACAATCTCGACACTAGTCCGCCCAACGGCAGCAAACGGCACAAGAAGCGGGGCCTGCCGGAGGAAATTCCCATGCTCGATGGGAACCGGTTATCGTCCACGGCGAACGGGTTtaactccgattccgaaacggaaccGGTCAGTCCGAAACCGCGCGAACGCACAAGCAAGCACAACCCGGAGCCGGAGTATATAAACGTGAAAGGAAGTAAGGTTGGCGGTGTTGGACGAGCACCGCTGTGTGACGACGAGCTGAGCCAGGAAGCGATCAGCAATCCGGGCTACATTGCGCTCAGTATGGTGGATGAGAAGCGGTGTTAG
- the LOC1275672 gene encoding vascular endothelial growth factor receptor 1 isoform X6 yields MVGQPATVILSVTLLAVCSVFQHSATFVSALDEGHIVREQDAANAHGAPEIDTVEEEIVLPKGASWNFTCKSAQPILWKSYAASFHWEPPNVHPVDFETDDPDKPYGSVLMLTDASAKQVGRYYCINVASYDEEREDELDDMVAEYLASTVYVYVNDPEHPLVPVSSPVFRVQQYDDFVIPCKPTHPEVEVELYNDLEGNLVETYEYSNTQGYKLSFNRLEEGGFYYCQVKDKPDQRIDFEVTIIEHYDSEEALTEYLTKPSIHSDTKDHVPLGQRIRLVCKVNIRAGVNLDMIWKVPPNLNPAVRDARVRLGSLKLNPVKDAAHREIASRELIIERATMADDGTYRCEVMDVNGHRNYHSFKLHVHDSGDDYVMLREENNLDDINVRRNANGKTAPIDIVIEYRSYPANITYYWLKDDDIEVMAGHHGKYELTHSETVVKLRINDPSVTDTGNYTLFVLAGNAEKSHRIGVYVYAKPIVHMESKFVKPNEEVSFTCRSIGYPRPEISFMFLPCLEVPWRNCSASRTNKDKWDSSSPAISSESSARLTPGGKGETPIAKSRVYTLTPKQPGVVYCRATNLEGSEITEADLLVSDLSDSVMLEKEQPKEAITVGDHVTIVCSALVYNYTKEITFVHNDKELQESDGVRHDYSAELYAWQARLDIAHVATEHEGPIYCRAKTMTGAVESRAFHVEVLEPVAPMLVSGKSNESLSVDLHDPLKLECDIVGTPDPKIVWLKDGEPVRPDENSNRVQLTKTTLIFEYLKTDDLGMFECRAENKMGTIEKYWKVDVRTAVVRKSVIYIILSLLLVLIVGIVLVSMFYCRKKKEVKAMKEAGIVNFEEGNLGVYNPELALDEQADLLPYNSEYEFPKERLKLGKQLGTGAFGVVMKATAQRIMVNEDETTVAVKMVKKQTDNEVMRALVSELKIMVHLGQHLNVVNLLGAVTKNIAKRELMVIVEYCRFGNVQNFLLKHRPHFIDQINQETGEIDSSIDKNQLRWSKCGYQYNSGSTQYVDPKKHLNSKGYVRHSGLQNMGMVDSCNTEVTAMTSVEVEDLNSVNSNEPLWRSNYGMDYKGPARTVNTTDLVCWASQIACGMEYLASRKVLHGDLAARNILLCDDNVVKICDFGLARSMYKSDNYKKKGEAPLPFKWLALECIGDNVFSTYSDVWAYGIVLWELFSLGKVPYPGMEANQELYNKLRDGYRMDKPQYSNQDIYDIMLNCWNVKPDSRPSFKDLKSRFNAMLPDDMRDHYLELNEPYLQMNAEKMERGDTDYLANLGPPEEPAPAAPNYVNGIILPLPPISEIRNDKDYLKMSRTKSDSEESNFDFASFNSDRHSPTIRNNLDTSPPNGSKRHKKRGLPEEIPMLDGNRLSSTANGFNSDSETEPVSPKPRERTSKHNPEPEYINVKGSKVGGVGRAPLCDDELSQEAISNPGYIALSMVDEKRC; encoded by the exons CGCTCGACGAGGGTCATATTGTGCGTGAGCAGGACGCCGCCAATGCACACGGTGCACCGGAAATCGACACCGTCGAGGAGGAGATCGTACTACCGAAGGGTGCTAGCTGGAACTTTACCTGTAAATCCGCCCAGCCGATCTTGTGGAAAAGCTATGCCGCATCGTTCCACTGG gaACCACCTAACGTGCACCCTGTGGACTTTGAAACGGACGATCCCGACAAACCGTACGGAAGCGTGCTGATGCTAACGGACGCGTCAGCCAAACAGGTCGGCCGGTACTACTGCATCAACGTTGCTTCGTACGACGAGGAGCGCGAGGATGAGCTGGACGATATGGTGGCCGAATATCTGGCCTCCACCGTGTACGTGTATGTGAACGATCCGGAGCATCCGCTCGTGCCGGTATCGTCGCCAGTGTTTCGCGTCCAGCAGTACGATGACTTTGTCATCCCGTGCAAACCTACGCACCCGGAAGTGGAGGTGGAGCTGTACAACGATCTCGAAGGG AATTTGGTTGAAACCTATGAGTACAGTAATACCCAAGGATACAAACTAAGCTTTAACAGGCTGGAGGAAGGTGGTTTCTACTACTGCCAGGTGAAAGATAAACCCGACCAACGCATAGACTTTGAAGTAACGATCATCGAACACT ACGATTCAGAAGAAG CATTAACCGAGTACTTAACGAAACCGTCGATCCATAGCGATACGAAAGATCACGTACCGCTCGGTCAGCGAATCCGGCTCGTCTGCAAGGTGAACATCCGGGCCGGCGTTAACCTGGACATGATTTGGAAGGTTCCGCCGAATCTCAATCCAGCCGTCAGG GACGCAAGAGTAAGGTTAGGATCGTTGAAGCTGAATCCGGTGAAAGACGCCGCTCACCGGGAGATCGCCTCCCGGGAGCTCATCATCGAGCGGGCAACGATGGCCGACGATGGCACGTACCGGTGCGAGGTGATGGATGTGAACGGTCACCGGAACTATCACAGCTTCAAGCTGCACGTGCACGATTCCGGCGACGACTATGTGATGCTGCGCGAGGAGAACAATCTTGACGACATTAACGTGCGGCGCAATGCGAACGGCAAAACGGCACCGATCGACATCGTGATCGAGTACCGATCGTACCCGGCTAACATTACCTACTACTGGTTGAAGGATGACGATATCGAGGTGATGGCTGGCCATCACGGCAAGTACGAGCTGACGCACAGTGAGACGGTCGTGAAGCTGCGCATCAACGATCCGTCGGTGACCGATACCGGCAACTACACGTTGTTCGTGCTGGCTGGCAATGCGGAAAAGTCACACCGCATAGGGGTGTACGTTTACG CCAAACCGATCGTTCACATGGAGAGCAAGTTTGTAAAACCGAACGAAGAGGTCTCGTTCACGTGCCGAAGCATCGGCTATCCAAGGCCGGAAATTTCGTTTATGTTTCTTCCCTGTCTGGAGGTGCCCTGGAGGAATTGTTCCGCATCAAGGACCAATAAGGACAAATGGGAC TCCTCGAGCCCGGCTATcagttcggagtcgtccgcaAGACTG ACCCCCGGTGGTAAAGGCGAAACCCCAATCGCAAAGTCACGGGTCTACACTCTTACGCCCAAACAGCCGGGTGTGGTGTACTGTCGCGCTACCAACCTGGAGGGCAGCGAAATAACGGAAGCCGATCTGCTCGTCAGCGATCTGTCCGACTCGGTAATGTTGGAAAAGGAGCAACCGAAGGAAGCGATCACCGTCGGCGATCATGTCACGATCGTCTGCTCAGCGCTAGTGTACAACTACACCAAAGAAATAACGTTCGTGCACAACGATAAAGAGCTGCAAGAGTCGGACGGTGTACGGCATGACTACTCAGCGGAGCTGTACGCCTGGCAGGCACGGCTTGACATCGCACACGTGGCGACCGAACACGAAGGCCCAATATACTGTCGAGCGAAAACCATGACCGGTGCGGTAGAAAGTCGTGCCTTCCACGTGGAGGTGCTGGAACCGGTCGCACCGATGCTTGTTTCGGGCAAGAGCAATGAGAGCCTGTCGGTTGATTTGCACGATCCACTGAAACTGGAGTGTGACATCGTCGGTACGCCCGATCCCAAGATCGTTTGGCTAAAGGACGGCGAACCGGTGCGGCCGGACGAGAACAGCAATCGGGTGCAGCTCACCAAAACGACACTCATCTTCGAGTACCTGAAGACGGACGATCTGGGAATGTTCGAGTGCCGGGCGGAGAACAAGATGGGCACGATCGAGAAGTACTGGAAGGTGGATGTGCGAA CTGCTGTTGTGAGGAAATCGGTCATCTACATCATTTTGTCCCTCCTGCTGGTGCTAATCGTCGGTATCGTGCTAGTGTCGATGTTCTACTGccggaagaagaaggaagtgaAAGCGATGAAGGAAGCGGGCATTGTCAACTTTGAGGAAGGTAATCTGGGCGTCTACAATCCCGAACTGGCGCTGGACGAACAGGCCGACCTGCTGCCGTACAATTCCGAGTACGAATTCCCCAAGGAGCGGCTCAAGCTGGGCAAGCAGCTCGGCACTGGTGCGTTCGGTGTGGTGATGAAGGCCACCGCCCAACGCATCATGGTGAACGAGGACGAGACGACGGTCGCCGTGAAGATGGTGAAAAAGCAAACGGACAATGAGGTGATGCGGGCGCTCGTTTCGGAGCTAAAGATCATGGTCCATCTCGGGCAGCACTTGAATGTGGTGAATCTGCTTGGCGCGGTTACGAAAAACATTGCCAAAC GTGAATTAATGGTGATTGTTGAGTACTGCAGGTTTGGAAATGTACAAAACTTCCTGCTCAAACATCGGCCACACTTTATCGACCAGATTAACCAGGAGACGGGTGAGATCGATTCGTCGATCGACAAGAATCAGCTACGGTGGTCCAAGTGTGGATACCAGTATAATAG CGGCTCGACGCAGTACGTTGATCCGAAGAAGCACCTAAACTCAAAAGGCTATGTGCGCCACTCCGGGCTGCAAAACATGGGCATGGTCGATAGTTGCAACACGGAAGTGACCGCCATGACATCGGTTGAAG TGGAAGATTTGAACTCGGTCAATTCGAATGAGCCGCTATGGCGCTCCAACTACGGCATGGACTACAAGGGGCCGGCACGCACCGTTAACACGACCGATCTGGTCTGCTGGGCGTCACAGATTGCCTGCGGCATGGAGTATCTGGCATCGCGCAAGGTACTGCACGGTGATCTGGCCGCCCGTAACATACTGCTGTGCGACGACAATGTGGTGAAGATCTGTGACTTCGGGTTGGCTCGGTCGATGTACAAGAGCGATAATTACAAGAAGAAGGGTGAAGCGCCGCTACCATTCAAGTGGCTTGCACTGGAATGCATTGGCGACAATGTGTTCAGCACGTACTCGGACGTGTGGGCTTACGGTATAGTGCTGTGGGAGCTGTTTTCACTCGGCAAAGTGCCTTACCCAGGGATGGAGGCGAACCAGGAGCTGTACAATAAGCTGCGCGATGGCTACCGGATGGATAAGCCACAGTACTCGAACCAAGACATTTACGATATTATGCTGAACTGCTGGAACGTGAAGCCTGATTCGCGACCATCGTTTAAGGACCTGAAGAGCAGGTTCAATGCAATGCTTCCAGATGATATGCGAGAT CACTATCTCGAACTGAATGAGCCATACCTACAAATGAATGCCGAAAAGATGGAACGAGGTGATACCGATTACCTGGCTAATCTCGGCCCTCCAGAAGAACCAGCACCAGCGGCACCAAACTATGTCAATGGCATCATTTTACCTCTGCCACCGA TTTCGGAGATTCGTAACGACAAGGACTACCTGAAGATGTCCCGCACAAAGTCCGATTCGGAGGAGAGCAACTTTGACTTTGCCTCGTTCAACAGCGATCGTCATTCGCCCACGATACGCAACAATCTCGACACTAGTCCGCCCAACGGCAGCAAACGGCACAAGAAGCGGGGCCTGCCGGAGGAAATTCCCATGCTCGATGGGAACCGGTTATCGTCCACGGCGAACGGGTTtaactccgattccgaaacggaaccGGTCAGTCCGAAACCGCGCGAACGCACAAGCAAGCACAACCCGGAGCCGGAGTATATAAACGTGAAAGGAAGTAAGGTTGGCGGTGTTGGACGAGCACCGCTGTGTGACGACGAGCTGAGCCAGGAAGCGATCAGCAATCCGGGCTACATTGCGCTCAGTATGGTGGATGAGAAGCGGTGTTAG